Proteins encoded in a region of the Isosphaeraceae bacterium EP7 genome:
- the dacB gene encoding D-alanyl-D-alanine carboxypeptidase/D-alanyl-D-alanine-endopeptidase has translation MKVHSATRLGSILVLALGVGAHAQTPTAPRESLESRVETVLGTPSFRDAHWGLLVVDVSSGATIYARNPDQMFGPASVTKLFSTAAAWSDLGPDYRFKTPVVRKGDVVDGTLKGDLILVAKGDLSMGGRTGSDGRLLFNGDDHIYSGAKLIDADPLAGLIELADGVKAAGITKVEGNVLVDDRYFAPAKSSGSGPENVSPIVINDNLIDVVVKAGAKPGDAAEVSIVPPTSYVTYESRVVTEESGTKPSISIEVAGPRRFVVKGKVPAGHGPVVAIYEADQPASFARAVFIETLRRRGVEVSVSPLGSNEEKDLPSQAEVAGLPKVAEYTSPPLKEFVRVILKVSHNLHASTLPLLIAAHHGERTAREGLRREGQILQHLGVAPGSASFGGGAGGERADMVTPRGTVALLRTMAARDDFPAYEDALPILGGTGTLASAVPSDSPAIGHVKAKTGTYFVGNSLNGKSILTSKALAGYIDTAGGRKLAFAFFLNGLPMNEVVTPSAAGKLLGKLSEVFYLDDAPAPISKPETTDR, from the coding sequence ATGAAGGTACATTCCGCGACCCGGCTGGGATCGATCCTGGTACTGGCCCTCGGTGTGGGCGCCCACGCCCAGACCCCGACGGCACCGCGAGAATCGCTGGAGAGTCGGGTCGAGACTGTCCTCGGAACTCCGTCCTTTCGCGACGCCCACTGGGGACTTCTCGTCGTCGACGTTTCGTCGGGCGCCACGATTTACGCCCGCAACCCCGACCAGATGTTCGGGCCGGCCTCGGTCACCAAGCTCTTCAGCACCGCCGCCGCCTGGAGCGACCTGGGGCCAGACTACCGGTTCAAGACCCCCGTCGTGCGCAAGGGCGACGTGGTCGACGGGACGCTTAAAGGCGACCTGATCCTCGTCGCCAAGGGCGACCTGAGCATGGGGGGGCGCACCGGCTCCGATGGCCGGCTCCTGTTCAACGGCGATGATCACATCTACTCGGGCGCCAAGCTGATCGATGCCGACCCGCTCGCGGGCCTGATCGAGCTGGCCGATGGCGTGAAGGCCGCCGGGATCACCAAGGTCGAAGGCAACGTGCTGGTCGACGATCGCTACTTCGCCCCGGCGAAGAGTTCGGGAAGCGGACCGGAAAACGTCTCGCCGATCGTCATCAACGACAACCTGATCGACGTCGTGGTCAAAGCGGGTGCCAAGCCGGGCGATGCCGCCGAAGTCTCGATCGTCCCACCGACGTCCTACGTGACCTACGAGTCTCGCGTCGTCACAGAGGAATCTGGAACGAAGCCGTCGATCTCGATCGAGGTCGCCGGCCCTCGACGGTTCGTCGTCAAAGGTAAGGTTCCTGCCGGTCACGGCCCGGTCGTGGCGATCTATGAAGCCGATCAGCCCGCGTCGTTTGCCCGCGCCGTCTTCATCGAGACATTGCGCCGCCGCGGCGTCGAAGTCTCGGTCTCGCCGCTCGGTTCGAACGAGGAGAAGGACCTGCCCAGCCAGGCGGAGGTCGCCGGCTTGCCCAAGGTGGCCGAGTACACTTCACCGCCGCTCAAGGAATTCGTACGAGTCATTCTCAAAGTCAGCCACAACCTGCACGCCAGCACCCTGCCGCTCCTGATCGCGGCCCATCACGGCGAGCGCACGGCCCGCGAGGGTCTGAGGCGCGAAGGCCAGATTCTCCAGCATCTGGGCGTCGCTCCCGGCTCGGCCTCCTTCGGCGGCGGTGCCGGGGGCGAGCGAGCCGACATGGTGACGCCCAGGGGGACCGTTGCCTTGCTCCGCACGATGGCCGCTCGCGACGACTTTCCGGCCTACGAGGATGCCCTCCCGATCCTGGGCGGAACAGGCACCCTCGCCAGTGCGGTTCCGTCGGATAGCCCCGCGATTGGCCACGTGAAGGCGAAGACGGGAACCTACTTCGTGGGCAACTCGCTCAACGGCAAGTCGATTCTCACGAGCAAGGCGCTTGCCGGCTACATTGACACCGCGGGCGGCCGAAAGCTGGCATTCGCCTTCTTCTTGAACGGCCTGCCTATGAACGAAGTTGTCACCCCCTCCGCGGCCGGCAAGCTCCTGGGCAAGCTCAGCGAGGTCTTCTATCTGGACGACGCACCCGCACCGATCTCCAAGCCGGAGACTACCGACCGGTGA
- a CDS encoding succinate dehydrogenase iron-sulfur subunit — MSIAAATRTLKVRIKRYDPELDQPPRWEEYDIEADPLDRVLDVIQNVKWLHDDSLGLRRSCAHGVCGSDAMRINGVNALACKILVKNVRGDTLTVEPILGLPVIKDLIVDMKPFFDHYKAVMPYLVNDDPPPTTERIQTPEERARFDDTTKCILCACCTTACPPFWGDQKYVGPAAIVNAHRFIFDSRDRGAAERLDILNDAEGVWRCRTVFNCTSACPRDIKVTQAIQEVKRALLTGSVHTDDALHILES, encoded by the coding sequence ATGTCCATCGCAGCCGCGACCCGCACGCTCAAGGTCCGGATCAAGCGGTACGACCCTGAGCTGGACCAGCCCCCGCGCTGGGAAGAATACGACATCGAGGCCGACCCGCTCGACCGGGTCCTCGACGTCATCCAGAATGTGAAGTGGCTGCACGACGATAGCCTCGGCCTGCGACGCTCGTGCGCCCACGGCGTCTGCGGCTCCGATGCCATGCGCATCAATGGCGTCAACGCCCTGGCGTGCAAGATCCTGGTGAAGAACGTGCGAGGCGACACCCTCACCGTCGAGCCGATCCTCGGCCTGCCGGTGATCAAGGACCTGATCGTCGACATGAAGCCGTTCTTCGACCACTACAAGGCCGTGATGCCCTACCTGGTCAATGACGACCCGCCGCCCACCACGGAGCGCATCCAGACGCCCGAGGAACGGGCTCGGTTCGACGACACCACCAAGTGCATCCTCTGCGCCTGCTGCACCACCGCCTGCCCGCCGTTCTGGGGCGACCAGAAATACGTCGGCCCCGCCGCCATCGTCAATGCTCACCGCTTCATCTTCGACTCCCGCGACCGCGGGGCCGCCGAACGACTCGACATCCTGAATGATGCCGAGGGCGTCTGGCGCTGCCGCACGGTCTTCAATTGCACCAGCGCCTGCCCGCGCGACATCAAGGTCACGCAGGCGATCCAGGAAGTGAAGCGGGCGTTACTCACGGGCAGCGTCCACACCGACGACGCCCTGCATATCCTCGAGTCCTGA
- the sdhA gene encoding succinate dehydrogenase flavoprotein subunit — MNYHRFDNIIVGAGGAGMMAALESSKRVGTAVVSKLYPVRSHTGAAQGGIAAALSNLESDSWENHAYDTIKGGDFMVDQTAAEILCREAVDAIYDLEHMGLPFDRTADGRISQRRFGGHTKPNPKYDPSAAPGTEAAKPRVPVMRACHAADRTGHMILQTLYQQCIKQGVTFFDEFHMLDLIIEDGECRGIVAIEIATGQLHTFHAKSVLLATGGFGRMFKVSSNAYALTGDGPAIAYRHGLPLEDMEFYQFHPTGIYRLGILLSEACRGDGGVMFNGKGERFMETYAPNLKDLASRDVCSRSIYQEVRAGRGVDGKDFVHLDIRAQTINRYKTSPTGHDVDDAWVERRLPDIIEFARTYLGVDPIKEPMPIQPTAHYAMGGVPTDIHGRVRSNASGGIVKGLYAAGESACVSVHGANRLGTNSLVDLVVYGKRAGRHMAEHAHSVNFGELPPNPEAPTRAAIDALLSRPRSEPWVKIRDEMQSTMMDNCGVYRTAETLEKAKSDIARLKEAYSRVGVQDKGSIFNTGLLEVLELGCLLDLAEATVASALARRESRGGHSREDFPDRNDVDFFAHSMVSQAPDGGTKVDYMPVDIIYVEKDGQQVSKYPLEIRKY; from the coding sequence ATGAATTACCACAGATTCGACAACATCATCGTCGGGGCCGGCGGCGCGGGCATGATGGCCGCGCTCGAGTCGAGCAAGCGAGTCGGCACCGCCGTCGTCAGCAAGCTTTACCCCGTCCGCTCGCATACCGGGGCCGCCCAGGGGGGAATCGCCGCGGCGCTTTCCAACCTCGAGAGCGATTCCTGGGAGAATCACGCCTACGACACGATCAAGGGCGGCGACTTCATGGTCGACCAGACCGCGGCGGAGATCCTCTGCCGCGAGGCCGTCGACGCGATTTATGACCTCGAGCATATGGGCCTGCCATTCGACCGCACCGCGGACGGGCGGATCAGCCAGCGTCGGTTCGGCGGCCACACCAAGCCGAACCCCAAGTACGACCCCTCAGCGGCCCCCGGCACCGAGGCCGCCAAGCCTCGCGTTCCAGTCATGCGTGCCTGTCACGCCGCCGACCGAACCGGTCACATGATCCTGCAGACCCTCTATCAGCAGTGCATCAAGCAGGGGGTCACCTTCTTCGACGAATTCCACATGCTCGACCTCATCATCGAGGATGGGGAGTGCCGCGGAATCGTCGCGATCGAGATCGCCACCGGACAATTGCACACGTTCCACGCCAAGAGCGTGTTGCTGGCCACCGGCGGGTTCGGCAGGATGTTCAAAGTCTCCTCCAACGCCTACGCCCTCACCGGCGACGGCCCGGCGATCGCCTATCGGCATGGGCTACCGCTGGAGGACATGGAGTTCTACCAGTTCCACCCGACGGGCATCTATCGCCTGGGGATCTTGCTGTCGGAAGCCTGCCGCGGCGACGGCGGGGTGATGTTCAACGGCAAGGGCGAGAGGTTCATGGAGACTTACGCTCCGAACCTGAAGGACCTGGCCAGCCGCGATGTCTGCTCGCGCTCGATATATCAGGAAGTCCGAGCTGGCCGCGGGGTCGACGGCAAGGATTTCGTCCACCTGGACATCCGGGCCCAGACGATCAACCGGTACAAGACCAGCCCGACCGGCCACGACGTGGACGACGCCTGGGTGGAGCGACGTCTCCCCGACATTATCGAATTCGCCCGCACCTATCTGGGCGTCGATCCCATCAAGGAGCCGATGCCCATCCAGCCGACGGCGCACTACGCCATGGGCGGGGTGCCTACGGATATCCACGGCCGGGTCCGCAGCAATGCCTCGGGAGGGATTGTCAAGGGGCTCTACGCCGCAGGCGAATCGGCCTGCGTCAGCGTGCATGGCGCGAATCGGCTAGGCACAAACAGCCTTGTCGACCTCGTCGTCTACGGCAAGCGGGCTGGCCGCCACATGGCCGAACATGCCCATTCGGTGAATTTCGGCGAACTGCCCCCCAATCCCGAAGCCCCGACGAGGGCCGCGATCGACGCCCTGCTGTCGAGGCCCAGGTCCGAGCCGTGGGTCAAAATTCGCGACGAGATGCAGTCCACCATGATGGACAACTGCGGCGTCTACCGCACGGCCGAGACCCTGGAGAAGGCGAAGTCAGACATCGCCCGCCTCAAAGAGGCGTACTCTCGCGTCGGCGTGCAGGACAAGGGCTCGATCTTCAATACCGGCCTGCTGGAAGTGCTCGAGCTCGGTTGCTTGCTCGACCTCGCCGAGGCCACCGTCGCCAGCGCCCTGGCCAGGCGCGAGAGCCGCGGCGGTCATTCGCGAGAAGACTTCCCGGACCGCAATGACGTCGATTTCTTCGCGCACAGCATGGTCTCGCAGGCCCCCGATGGCGGGACGAAGGTCGACTACATGCCGGTCGACATCATCTACGTCGAGAAGGACGGCCAGCAGGTCTCCAAATACCCACTCGAAATCCGCAAATACTGA
- a CDS encoding succinate dehydrogenase, which produces MSQTLHRPQAYKRGTLARIVEGLRYGGGIGQWSWLVHRITGLGILFFLIIHIIDTFFVVAYPGLYDHTVAIYGGTVGGLPDWIGLNGYWWSLRWGFRFAELGLIACVLFHAINGVRIILFDFWPGAVAHQKQIFTVVLGLFVAIMLPVTAWVFYSLMQPPAHHGAAATAPVGGGATLAPIGAGH; this is translated from the coding sequence ATGTCACAGACTTTGCATCGCCCGCAGGCCTACAAACGCGGCACCCTGGCGCGGATTGTTGAAGGCCTTCGCTACGGGGGCGGGATCGGCCAGTGGTCCTGGCTCGTCCACCGGATCACCGGGCTGGGCATCCTGTTCTTCCTGATCATCCACATCATCGACACGTTTTTCGTCGTGGCCTATCCGGGCCTCTACGACCACACGGTGGCGATCTATGGCGGCACGGTCGGGGGGCTCCCGGACTGGATCGGGCTCAACGGTTACTGGTGGAGCCTCCGCTGGGGCTTCCGGTTCGCCGAGCTTGGGTTGATCGCCTGCGTGCTCTTCCACGCAATCAACGGGGTCCGGATCATCCTGTTCGACTTCTGGCCGGGCGCCGTGGCGCACCAGAAGCAGATCTTCACGGTGGTCCTGGGCCTGTTCGTGGCCATCATGCTGCCGGTCACCGCCTGGGTCTTCTACTCGCTCATGCAGCCTCCGGCTCACCACGGGGCCGCGGCCACCGCGCCCGTCGGCGGCGGTGCCACGCTCGCGCCCATCGGCGCCGGTCACTGA
- a CDS encoding succinate dehydrogenase hydrophobic membrane anchor subunit: protein MARSNAGRRIKPAGGFELFAWFFMRISGLFLVFLALGHLFITHILNNVENINYYFVASRWADPKTGVFWRLWDLTMINLAVFHGFNGLRQILDEYISRPGRRVVVHTLIWTATIGLIVIGSYAILLFQQDKEYIEKWKAERAGSVVSAPAATTSHPARIEVGLDRRP from the coding sequence GTGGCGCGTTCCAACGCGGGGCGACGGATCAAGCCGGCAGGCGGCTTCGAGCTGTTCGCCTGGTTCTTCATGCGGATCTCGGGCCTGTTCCTCGTCTTCCTGGCCCTGGGTCATCTGTTCATCACCCACATTTTGAACAACGTCGAGAACATCAATTACTACTTCGTCGCCTCCCGTTGGGCCGACCCGAAGACCGGCGTCTTCTGGCGGCTCTGGGACCTGACGATGATCAATCTGGCCGTGTTCCACGGATTCAACGGACTGCGCCAGATCCTCGACGAGTACATCAGTCGACCGGGCCGGCGGGTCGTGGTGCACACCTTGATCTGGACCGCCACCATCGGCCTGATTGTCATCGGCTCCTATGCCATCTTGCTTTTCCAGCAGGACAAGGAATACATCGAGAAGTGGAAGGCTGAGCGGGCCGGCTCCGTCGTTTCAGCCCCCGCCGCTACCACCTCTCATCCGGCCCGGATCGAGGTCGGCCTCGATCGCCGGCCCTGA